In Natrinema sp. HArc-T2, the following are encoded in one genomic region:
- a CDS encoding phage tail protein has product MPGPAAAVAAGEAADKAGDLAENAGDVAEPAAEAVSNVSDNVTQAAENSRGFNIAMVIGAIAFAYVIYRVLSMTRGPGQAADGVGDAADSLFGGALNAASGAGEAAGGVGGAIGDIWGGTTDAAGGLGGAVGDVWGGSKDLADGAGDFVGDVADGATDAGGDLFGGLISTGDDAVDGAVETGDDVVDGAVNHGGNAVDGAVDTGQDLVDGATDAGGNMIDGATDFAGGLI; this is encoded by the coding sequence ATGCCGGGACCTGCAGCCGCGGTCGCTGCTGGCGAGGCAGCGGACAAAGCCGGTGACTTAGCGGAAAATGCCGGTGATGTCGCTGAGCCTGCAGCCGAGGCCGTCAGCAACGTCTCGGATAACGTCACGCAGGCGGCTGAGAACAGCCGCGGTTTCAACATCGCGATGGTGATCGGCGCGATTGCCTTCGCTTACGTGATCTACCGCGTCCTGAGCATGACTCGCGGGCCGGGCCAAGCAGCAGACGGCGTCGGCGACGCTGCCGACAGTCTCTTCGGCGGGGCGCTGAACGCGGCCTCTGGCGCTGGTGAGGCAGCAGGCGGTGTCGGCGGTGCGATCGGCGACATCTGGGGTGGCACGACCGACGCAGCCGGCGGACTCGGCGGTGCAGTCGGTGACGTCTGGGGTGGCTCGAAAGACCTCGCAGACGGCGCTGGCGACTTCGTCGGTGACGTTGCTGACGGTGCGACCGACGCCGGCGGTGACCTCTTCGGTGGCCTGATCTCAACTGGCGACGACGCCGTCGACGGGGCTGTCGAGACGGGTGACGACGTTGTCGACGGTGCAGTCAACCACGGCGGCAACGCCGTCGATGGAGCAGTCGACACAGGTCAGGATCTTGTCGACGGTGCGACCGACGCCGGCGGCAACATGATCGACGGCGCGACTGATTTCGCCGGAGGGCTGATCTAA